CGGCCCTTCCGTGCTTATCGAGGCCGGTCTCCTTACTGAGATCCGAGAGGAGCTCGGCTACAAGATCTTTGGCGATGAGAAGGTCCAGCAATTCGACGACATCATCCCCGAGTCGGACCCCGACTACCGTGGCATGAAGAAGGCCCGCCACGCCTCGGCCGTCACCCGCAAGATCGCCTCCCAGACCTATGAGCACTCCCGCGAGGGCCGCATGACTCTCACCCTCGGAGGTGACCACAGCATTGCCATTGGCACCATTGCCGGCACTGCCAAGGCCACCCGTGAGCGTCTCAACCGCGAGATCGCCGTCATCTGGGTCGATGCTCACGCCGACATCAACACCCCTGAGAGCAGCGACAGCGGCAACATCCACGGCATGCCCGTGGCCTTCCTCACTGGCCTTGCCAAGGATGACAACGAGGAGTACTTTGGATGGGTCGAGGATGACATGCGCCTGAGcgtcaagaagctcgtcTACATTGGTCTCCGCTCCGTCGATGTTGGCGAGCGAAAGATCCTCCGCGAGCACGGCATCAAGGCCTTTAGCATGCACGACGTCGACCGGTACGTTTAACCTTGAAAAAACTTTCTCCTAGGCCCTGACTAACTCACAACTACAGCCACGGCATTGGCCGCGTCGTCGAGATGGCCCTCGCTCACATCGGCAACGACACCCCCATCCACCTGTCCTTCGACGTCGACGCCCTCGACCCCATGTGGGCTCCCAGCACCGGAACTCCCGTCCGAGGCGGCCTCACCCTCCGCGAGGGTGACTACATCTGCGAGGCCGTGCACCAGACCGGTAACCTCGTGGCCGTCGACCTGGTCGAGGTGAACCCCAAGCTCGCCGATGGCGCGCAGGCTGAGCAGGACACTATTCGTGCCGGCTGCTCCCTGGTGCGGTGCGCCCTTGGTGAGACCCTCCTGTAAGCGGGAGATGTGTCTGAAAAAAAGTGAACTTTTTGTATGATGGATGGGAAATGCATTGGGATGGGAGTATTCATGATATCCTTGAGTTGAATGATGATTGGGCCGGCGCATATAGGACTACCGAGATCACTCTCGAAATAAAACGTCACAACTTCTTTCCTCGGGAACTGACCTTGCCTTTGCTTCTGCTTTTACATGAGATTTGGTAATCGCCTCGAGTAAACTGTCAAGTAAACTGTTGAGAAAACTGTCAAGGCGAAAAAGATCGTCAGGGCTTGCATGACACCCAGGGTCCTAGTCAGGAGTAACATAGAAAACGTCAGCTCGGAAGTCGGTGAGAAGCATGTCACCGCTTGGCAAATCCTGTCAAGCCTCACCCGAGGCATACAAAAATAATTCCAGAAATCAAAATCCCAGGCGATCCGAAATAAAAGAATCCATCTCGAAGGCTGGGCTTTGTTACGTGTATCCATTCAGAAGCCGCCAAAGCGTCATCGTCCGCCCCGGAAATGCACATTTGGCGTGCGTCCCAGCCATCGGGATTTACAAGGGGGCAGCTCCCAGCCACCTACAGTGAGAAAGCCTCACCAAAATAAAGGGTGTCGGGCAATTTTTTAAATGATGGACGCCGAAACCATGAACTGACACTGGACGAACAAATAAAAATCGTGTGGCGCTTGGGTTGTAATTTCTTTTTGGGCATTTGTTGACTTGGACTTCTTTTACTTCCATTGCCCCGTCGCATTGATGATTTGGTAATTTGGGCCAACTtcccatcaacaacatcaacaccatcgacgATTAATAACTCAGCTTCCAACGCGCCATCTCACGAGCTTCGAATACTCGCTACTCAAACCAGCAACAAAGCGACACCAAAGCATCATCTACCGCTTGTCCCCTCAACCCCAAATTTCGCCTTGGCATCTTGACGCCCGAGGCTCCGACGTCACATCACGTACAGCGCATCACTCGCCAATCTCCACCCCGCGAATCGACCCGACGAGGCGAACCAACATTCCTCTCGCGTGAGGCATCACCGCTCTCGTCTCTCCCATTTGTACCATCTGCATCTCGAGCGGTCACAAACCCACATTGGGATTGAGGACCCTGCTTTTGCTGCCAGGCACACGGGAACCACTGGCTGATCAACGACCGCGATCGGTGGGGGATTAGGCGCCGCACCCTTGCGACGTGGCAGTCCGTTGTGAATTGGGCATTCAGAAGGAAAAGCGACAGCAGGCTTTCTTGACTTGTCGAGGATTGGCTTGAGGAATAAGGGGGAAACGTTAAAAGGACGTGAGCGTCACGCCGAGCTTCAACGACGAGTTACGATTGATTGAGCTGGCACGACAAGGTTTCCAGAAAAAACACAAGGTTACACAGGCCGGGTTGATGCAACGCTTGGTCTGTATTTGAACTGGTTATTTCCCCAGCGGAGCTATCACGACACCAACtttccttcaacaccaaaactCGAGCGCTCgacaaccatcaccatggtCGCCAAGTCAACAACGACCGGCTTCACCGGCTCGACTGGATGGACGGGCACCAGCTTCACGAGGTCTGCCCTGTCCTCCAGTCGACCGCCCACCAGCCATGTGCGGACCTACAACTGGCCCCCCATCCAGCTCAACTTTTGGATCTTCGTCATTCTGCTCGCCTCGACGTCCATCATTGGCGTCTTTTCCAGCTTTATCCAGATCCAGgagcagctcctcctcccgatTCCTTGGTACGCACATCTCCAGATCCACGTCGGAAACCGTAGCTAACTTTCGCAGGTACTTCCCCTACTTTATCACCGTCGGCTCCCTcaccgtcatcttcatcatcggtatcttctggctcatcgCTCAACGACGTCTACTCCCTGCGATCGTCATGATCGGCGCCTTCATGTTCTTTGTGCTATGGCTCGTCGGACTCGTCATTGTCGGAATACAACTGTTTGGACCTAATGGGTCGATCCAGAGCGTTTGCGACGTGCAGGTCTTCGGGCGCAACCCAACAGGGCAAAGCGAACGAACCATGGCCTGGCTGCAGCAGCGAAACATCTGTACGTGGACATTCTCGAGGTCAATCTGGACTGGACTAACAAACCGCAGGTCAATGTTGGCAGTTGGTTTTCGCCATGTCGCTGACAGGcaccgtcttcttcatctgggtCATGATCATGGCCTACCAGGTGTTTGTCAACTCATAGGGAGAGTACAGCACGCTAAAAGGACGTCGAGGGCGAGACCATTTTGGTTAACGATAACGATGCATGGCCTACGAGGCACGGAGTCAATGATTTGAATGAATACCAAAGTTTGAACGCACGCAAAGAAGCGCAGCATGGGAAGGAGTTTTATTGCGACCAAGAATAGGCCGCATTGGGATGATCTACAGTACTGAACTCATTTTGAGATAGATATTTTTGAGCACGTAAATGGTAATAGTCGAGAGAGAATACAATCTTCATTCACAAACAAACTCGGCATTGTCAATTCCCTCGACTTGGCTCCCTCCCGCACCCACACCTACCAGAAGCTATCTGACGCTAACAGCTTGCGAAGCTTCCAAGCACCTCGGCCTATGTCTTGTTCCTGTCTAGCTCGTCCTTGATGGAGCTCACAAACAGCATCCAGACCAGAACCCGCATTCAAGCAGCTTATCTTGAATGGCTGTATCACGGGTCAGTCACACGCTAGCTCAGCCCAGGCGGGCGCAGTTCAGCTCGGTAAGGGTATCAAGCCTTGCCCCACGGGATCTCTCAGTGTTTCGGAGAGATTCAGCAATTGGGTTCCAAACGACCTTGATTCCTCCATGCCAGCTACCTTGGTCAATGATGCTTCCCAGGCCGTATTCCCGAGATCTGGGCTTCAACCCGTCTTCTGGAGCTCTTCTActggcttggccttgagtgATCGGCGTCGGCCGGATgcgggatgatgatgaactcGGCCGTCATGGGCACATGCGAACAAGTTGGTTCAGGGTCTAGAGTGACGTAGCGCGACAATCGTACCCCCCCTGCCCGCCTGAGTGAGGGGTTTGGATTCAGGTCTAACCATGAAGGCGATGACGAAAGAAGAGGGGTCGTGATAGCCTGGTTCGAGGCAGGAAATCGAGATGGATCTGCATGTCATTCCTCTTTCCGTTGATTGATCCCGAGGGGTTTCGGGCACGTTGGTCTGGGTATAAAAGGGACGGATGGTCTGGCTTGTGTTGAGTCTGTTCTGTAAACCATCGCAACTTGTCTCTTAACTTTGCACCACAAGCTTTTTTACCAACAACTCGCCATCATGGATTTCATCAAGGACGCCGTCTCTAATGTTAGCAAGGGCCAGAAGTCAGAGGGccagaaggaagagaagaagggcgagaGCCAGGACTACCTCGACAAGGGTATGTCCAAGCAACCTCTTTACCAGAAGACGGGGGATTGTTAACAAGTTTTAGGTGTCGCCTTTGCCTCCTCCAAGGCCGGCTTCAACATTTCTCCCGACCAGcaggagaaggccaccgactTCGCGCGAGGAGCTTATGAGAAGCAGACTGGGTGAGTGATAAATGTGGCTGGTGAGCTGGGCTGTGGCTGACAATCGATACAGCACCAAGGTTGATCCCAAGATCTCCCAGTAAGGAGACTACGATATGGATAATGTAATGGATGCTCAAAATGATATGAGCTTTAAATGAATTAATACGACATATTCCCAACCAAGTTCTCGTTGTTGCACCCGCTCCTTGTGATTCTATCATCTATGTGGCCAACAAGGTGTGACTAGGACTGTGGCTACCTCTATGAGCCATTGAGTTTCCTGCCAATTCCTACCCCGGCAGGGCTGTGATAGACGCGAGGAATCCTAGTCGTAAATCCAATCTGCGGAATTCCTCcgcttgatgttgatgttatGTCGTAATTGTGTCTAGGCTTTCGCGCAAGCTAGTCGATACAAATATTGACTGATAAAGGGGGACCAGATCTACTGGAACTGCATAAAGCTCCTATCGGGAATGCCGAACTGAACACCTAGACCAGATCAACAGAAAGCGCCAATGAAACATTACAAACACAGCAGGCAAGGCATTGAACTCTCGCCGCTCAACTCATTTAACGAGACCCGTCCATGACAAAACACCACGAATCCCTTCAATAGG
This region of Fusarium falciforme chromosome 5, complete sequence genomic DNA includes:
- a CDS encoding Arginase encodes the protein MNTGLIDSRFLSKPEELGVVAVGFSGGQPKAGVDDGPSVLIEAGLLTEIREELGYKIFGDEKVQQFDDIIPESDPDYRGMKKARHASAVTRKIASQTYEHSREGRMTLTLGGDHSIAIGTIAGTAKATRERLNREIAVIWVDAHADINTPESSDSGNIHGMPVAFLTGLAKDDNEEYFGWVEDDMRLSVKKLVYIGLRSVDVGERKILREHGIKAFSMHDVDRHGIGRVVEMALAHIGNDTPIHLSFDVDALDPMWAPSTGTPVRGGLTLREGDYICEAVHQTGNLVAVDLVEVNPKLADGAQAEQDTIRAGCSLVRCALGETLL